A DNA window from Gigantopelta aegis isolate Gae_Host chromosome 4, Gae_host_genome, whole genome shotgun sequence contains the following coding sequences:
- the LOC121371457 gene encoding uncharacterized protein LOC121371457 isoform X2, with translation MSKLVITYRKRKKRTVTLPASTPVLNPKACVFCLSEEDNEDDYGKLIMKCEITVHYFCLLFASGLSQGGKESNGVMGFLLSDIKKELKRGSRLRCSYCKEKGSTIGCVVSSCRKTFHLCCGRKLGTLHQFFDSFRSYCPEHRPQQTCKMSDRLAFYGTANTVCSICMYAIEARCSNDTLRAPCCKNAWFHRTCIQKYAVSAGLYFFKCPLCNNKESFQSDMMHYGIYVPDQDASWEKEPGAFDDLARRYTHCDAETCRCPEGRSYDRDASKWEIVVCELCGSVGSHKACHGLKERTSDYVCSACLEVEKRLKEEKKNKLSKIKSKKRSCKSYYKSPKELNKLLKRRAATLSTCGDGESPVSSMGSDTRTHRQTDVVRLVPCDEDLEVDIMGDNSEVCCVQKPRKTKRRYPKLGTSDVKKHTRKKKCKAENSTTSNERLTPANEPTRKLKQVSIKNFTMSTVTGAGLQSLGMHPYRRGVTNDARQQVKEWAICAPPLPVEPVGTDVDSSESDMCSIASVEDDGTHKTVTIKWRGRKIKIFKEIERSKHGSAEMHGCDSTSKLSLVMEVDDSSNTGNVSSTSSAGFISCHQRRSSLADTDDDTPPMLVPVDDNVSMRSTPQGRRLRKEKRVRSVPAKMSSSSSMSDGSDSEGPPILSPIRPYYSRRVEAGRITRSMDKPQNYKTRLCANDFMESLKSPVNASTHGGARRSLEKSFAPDNCQFAFPHVKKWKLRDVDSESVLSCSNSVISVSSNGEEGTVDCDEDCQIFEPSPCIIEKTANGVSLSTRIDIGNTFVHKPVGSRPIHTSVTSQGQEIIDLTES, from the exons TAAATCCAAAAGCCTGTGTGTTTTGTCTCTCAGAAGAAGATAATGAAGATGATTATGGAAAATTAATCATGAAGTGTGAAATTACAGTTCATTATTTTTGCCTG TTGTTTGCCAGTGGTTTAAGTCAAGGTGGCAAAGAGTCGAATGGTGTGATGGGGTTTCTTCTCTCGGATATCAAGAAAGAGCTCAAGAGAGGCAGCAGGCTT CGGTGCTCATACTGCAAGGAGAAAGGATCAACAATTGGCTGTGTGGTGTCCTCCTGTCGGAAGACATTTCACCTCTGCTGTGGCCGCAAGCTGGGGACCTTACACCAGTTCTTCGATTCCTTCAG ATCCTACTGTCCCGAACATAGACCACAGCAGACTTGCAAAATGAGTGACAGGCTGGCATTCTACGGCACAGCCAACACTGTCTGTTCTATCTGTATGTATGCCATAGAGGCCAGATGTTCTAATGACACACTGCGGGCACCATGCTGTAAGAATGCATGGTTTCACAGGACTTGCATCcag AAATATGCAGTGTCTGCAGGCCTCTACTTCTTTAAGTGTCCTCTCTGTAACAACAAAGAATCATTCCAATCAGACATGATGCACTATGGGATATATGTGCCTGACCA ggatgCATCATGGGAAAAGGAGCCTGGTGCGTTTGATGATCTTGCTCGAAGGTATACACACTGTGATGCTGAGACGTGTCGGTGTCCAGAGGGACGTTCCTACGACCGTGATGCCAG CAAATGGGAAATTGTTGTGTGTGAACTGTGTGGTTCTGTAGGAAGCCATAAGGCCTGCCATGGACTGAAAGAAAGAACTAGTGACTATGTATGCTCTGCTTGTCTGGAAGTAGAAAAACGAT taaaagaagaaaagaagaataaACTGTCGAAGATTAAATCAAAAAAGAGAAGTTGCAAGTCGTATTACAAGTCTCCAAAAGAGTTGAATAAACTCTTAAAGAGAAGGGCAGCAACTCTGTCTACATGTGGTGATGGGGAGTCACCAGTGTCCAGTATGGGGAGTGACACGAGAACCCACCGGCAGACCGATGTTGTGAGGCTGGTGCCATGCGATGAGGATTTGGAAGTGGATATCATGGGCGACAACAGCGAGGTGTGCTGTGTACAGAAACCTCGTAAAACCAAGAGACGTTATCCAAAACTGGGGACAAGCGatgttaaaaaacacacaaggaaaaaaaaatgtaaggCAGAAAATTCTACAACTTCTAATGAAAGGTTGACACCTGCGAATGAGCCAACAAGAAAACTTAAGCAGGTTAGTATAAAAAATTTCACCATGTCCACGGTGACAGGTGCAGGCTTACAGTCATTGGGAATGCATCCATACCGACGTGGAGTAACGAATGATGCTAGACAGCAGGTGAAAGAGTGGGCCATCTGTGCACCACCACTGCCAGTTGAGCCAGTCGGCACAGATGTGGATAGTTCAGAGAGTGATATGTGCTCCATTGCTTCAGTGGAAGATGATGGCACACACAAAACCGTAACAATAAAATGGAGAGGccggaaaataaaaatatttaaggaaATCGAGAGATCGAAACACGGTAGTGCCGAAATGCATGGATGTGACAGCACGTCCAAATTGAGTCTCGTCATGGAAGTAGATGACAGCAGCAACACAGGGAATGTTTCGAGCACATCCTCTGCAGGGTTCATATCTTGTCACCAGCGAAGGTCATCACTGGCAGATACTGATGATGACACTCCTCCAATGCTTGTTCCAGTTGACGACAATGTTTCTATGAGGTCCACACCGCAGGGTCGCAGGCTGCGGAAGGAAAAGCGTGTGAGATCCGTTCCTGCCAAAATGTCATCTTCGTCATCAATGTCGGATGGCTCCGATTCTGAAGGCCCTCCTATTTTGAGCCCCATTAGACCATATTATTCGAGGAGAGTTGAGGCTGGCAGAATAACGAGAAGTATGGATAAACCACAGAATTATAAGACCAGATTGTGTGCCAATGATTTCATGGAGTCGCTGAAGAGTCCTGTGAATGCCTCGACACATGGGGGTGCCAGGCGGTCACTTGAAAAAAGTTTTGCTCCCGATAATTGTCAGTTTGCGTTTCCGCACGTAAAGAAGTGGAAGTTGAGAGATGTTGATTCCGAGAGTGTTCTTTCTTGTTCCAATTCAGTTATTTCAGTGTCGAGCAATGGCGAAGAAGGAACAGTGGATTGTGATGAAGACTGCCAGATATTTGAACCGTCGCCTTGCATTATTGAAAAGACAGCAAACGGAGTTTCTCTGAGCACGCGGATTGACATCGGTAATACATTTGTGCATAAACCAGTGGGCAGCAGGCCAATCCACACATCAGTAACAAGTCAGGGACAAGAGATCATTGATCTGACAGAgagttag
- the LOC121371457 gene encoding uncharacterized protein LOC121371457 isoform X1, whose translation MVNGFRFYSTSQLKHKTARQKTAMSKLVITYRKRKKRTVTLPASTPVLNPKACVFCLSEEDNEDDYGKLIMKCEITVHYFCLLFASGLSQGGKESNGVMGFLLSDIKKELKRGSRLRCSYCKEKGSTIGCVVSSCRKTFHLCCGRKLGTLHQFFDSFRSYCPEHRPQQTCKMSDRLAFYGTANTVCSICMYAIEARCSNDTLRAPCCKNAWFHRTCIQKYAVSAGLYFFKCPLCNNKESFQSDMMHYGIYVPDQDASWEKEPGAFDDLARRYTHCDAETCRCPEGRSYDRDASKWEIVVCELCGSVGSHKACHGLKERTSDYVCSACLEVEKRLKEEKKNKLSKIKSKKRSCKSYYKSPKELNKLLKRRAATLSTCGDGESPVSSMGSDTRTHRQTDVVRLVPCDEDLEVDIMGDNSEVCCVQKPRKTKRRYPKLGTSDVKKHTRKKKCKAENSTTSNERLTPANEPTRKLKQVSIKNFTMSTVTGAGLQSLGMHPYRRGVTNDARQQVKEWAICAPPLPVEPVGTDVDSSESDMCSIASVEDDGTHKTVTIKWRGRKIKIFKEIERSKHGSAEMHGCDSTSKLSLVMEVDDSSNTGNVSSTSSAGFISCHQRRSSLADTDDDTPPMLVPVDDNVSMRSTPQGRRLRKEKRVRSVPAKMSSSSSMSDGSDSEGPPILSPIRPYYSRRVEAGRITRSMDKPQNYKTRLCANDFMESLKSPVNASTHGGARRSLEKSFAPDNCQFAFPHVKKWKLRDVDSESVLSCSNSVISVSSNGEEGTVDCDEDCQIFEPSPCIIEKTANGVSLSTRIDIGNTFVHKPVGSRPIHTSVTSQGQEIIDLTES comes from the exons TAAATCCAAAAGCCTGTGTGTTTTGTCTCTCAGAAGAAGATAATGAAGATGATTATGGAAAATTAATCATGAAGTGTGAAATTACAGTTCATTATTTTTGCCTG TTGTTTGCCAGTGGTTTAAGTCAAGGTGGCAAAGAGTCGAATGGTGTGATGGGGTTTCTTCTCTCGGATATCAAGAAAGAGCTCAAGAGAGGCAGCAGGCTT CGGTGCTCATACTGCAAGGAGAAAGGATCAACAATTGGCTGTGTGGTGTCCTCCTGTCGGAAGACATTTCACCTCTGCTGTGGCCGCAAGCTGGGGACCTTACACCAGTTCTTCGATTCCTTCAG ATCCTACTGTCCCGAACATAGACCACAGCAGACTTGCAAAATGAGTGACAGGCTGGCATTCTACGGCACAGCCAACACTGTCTGTTCTATCTGTATGTATGCCATAGAGGCCAGATGTTCTAATGACACACTGCGGGCACCATGCTGTAAGAATGCATGGTTTCACAGGACTTGCATCcag AAATATGCAGTGTCTGCAGGCCTCTACTTCTTTAAGTGTCCTCTCTGTAACAACAAAGAATCATTCCAATCAGACATGATGCACTATGGGATATATGTGCCTGACCA ggatgCATCATGGGAAAAGGAGCCTGGTGCGTTTGATGATCTTGCTCGAAGGTATACACACTGTGATGCTGAGACGTGTCGGTGTCCAGAGGGACGTTCCTACGACCGTGATGCCAG CAAATGGGAAATTGTTGTGTGTGAACTGTGTGGTTCTGTAGGAAGCCATAAGGCCTGCCATGGACTGAAAGAAAGAACTAGTGACTATGTATGCTCTGCTTGTCTGGAAGTAGAAAAACGAT taaaagaagaaaagaagaataaACTGTCGAAGATTAAATCAAAAAAGAGAAGTTGCAAGTCGTATTACAAGTCTCCAAAAGAGTTGAATAAACTCTTAAAGAGAAGGGCAGCAACTCTGTCTACATGTGGTGATGGGGAGTCACCAGTGTCCAGTATGGGGAGTGACACGAGAACCCACCGGCAGACCGATGTTGTGAGGCTGGTGCCATGCGATGAGGATTTGGAAGTGGATATCATGGGCGACAACAGCGAGGTGTGCTGTGTACAGAAACCTCGTAAAACCAAGAGACGTTATCCAAAACTGGGGACAAGCGatgttaaaaaacacacaaggaaaaaaaaatgtaaggCAGAAAATTCTACAACTTCTAATGAAAGGTTGACACCTGCGAATGAGCCAACAAGAAAACTTAAGCAGGTTAGTATAAAAAATTTCACCATGTCCACGGTGACAGGTGCAGGCTTACAGTCATTGGGAATGCATCCATACCGACGTGGAGTAACGAATGATGCTAGACAGCAGGTGAAAGAGTGGGCCATCTGTGCACCACCACTGCCAGTTGAGCCAGTCGGCACAGATGTGGATAGTTCAGAGAGTGATATGTGCTCCATTGCTTCAGTGGAAGATGATGGCACACACAAAACCGTAACAATAAAATGGAGAGGccggaaaataaaaatatttaaggaaATCGAGAGATCGAAACACGGTAGTGCCGAAATGCATGGATGTGACAGCACGTCCAAATTGAGTCTCGTCATGGAAGTAGATGACAGCAGCAACACAGGGAATGTTTCGAGCACATCCTCTGCAGGGTTCATATCTTGTCACCAGCGAAGGTCATCACTGGCAGATACTGATGATGACACTCCTCCAATGCTTGTTCCAGTTGACGACAATGTTTCTATGAGGTCCACACCGCAGGGTCGCAGGCTGCGGAAGGAAAAGCGTGTGAGATCCGTTCCTGCCAAAATGTCATCTTCGTCATCAATGTCGGATGGCTCCGATTCTGAAGGCCCTCCTATTTTGAGCCCCATTAGACCATATTATTCGAGGAGAGTTGAGGCTGGCAGAATAACGAGAAGTATGGATAAACCACAGAATTATAAGACCAGATTGTGTGCCAATGATTTCATGGAGTCGCTGAAGAGTCCTGTGAATGCCTCGACACATGGGGGTGCCAGGCGGTCACTTGAAAAAAGTTTTGCTCCCGATAATTGTCAGTTTGCGTTTCCGCACGTAAAGAAGTGGAAGTTGAGAGATGTTGATTCCGAGAGTGTTCTTTCTTGTTCCAATTCAGTTATTTCAGTGTCGAGCAATGGCGAAGAAGGAACAGTGGATTGTGATGAAGACTGCCAGATATTTGAACCGTCGCCTTGCATTATTGAAAAGACAGCAAACGGAGTTTCTCTGAGCACGCGGATTGACATCGGTAATACATTTGTGCATAAACCAGTGGGCAGCAGGCCAATCCACACATCAGTAACAAGTCAGGGACAAGAGATCATTGATCTGACAGAgagttag